DNA from Comamonas serinivorans:
TGGCACCGCCCAGCTGCTCCATCACGGCCGGCCCCACCAGCGCGCCCAGCAGCGCCAGGATGGCCAGCACCACCATCAGCTCAAGCAGCGTGAATCCGCGTTGCACCCGGCTGCGGGCCCGGGCGCCACGGTTGGACAGGGTACGGGTGAGGAAGCGGGTCATCACAAAGTCTTTCTCAAAGTCGTCAAGGTCGGCCGGCCGGGCAACACGCTGGCTCAGTTCGCCAGGTTGTTGATGGACATGATGCCCAGCAGGATGGAAACGATGATGCAGGCGATCAGCACGCCCAGCAGCAGGATCAGGATGGGCTCCAGCAGCGTCAGCGCGCGCTTGATGCCCACTTCCACCTCGCGGTTCAGGATGGTGGCGAGCTCCAGCATCATGGGGCCGATGCGGCCGGTTTCCTCGCCCACTCTGACCAGGTTGATGGCCAAAGGTTCAAAGATGCGTGTGCCGCTCATGGCCTGGGCCACGCGACCACCCTCTTTCACGGGCGCGATCATCTTGGCCAGGCCGGCGCGCAGGCCGCCGTTGCCCACGGTTTCGGTGGCGATCTGCAGCGCACCCAGCAAGGGCACGCCATTGCCCAGCAGCGTGCCCAGCGAGCGCGCATACAGCGTCAGCTCGTACTTGCGCAGCAGGCCGCCCAGGATGGGCAGGCGCAAGGCCAGGTTCTGCCACCAGCGCTTGCCCGCAGGCGACTTGATCCAGCGCGAAAACAGCCAGCCCAGCAGCACCGCCGCCACGCCCAGGATGAGGCCATAGGACTGGAAGCCGTGGCCCATGGCCATGACGATGCGGGTGGGCATGGGCAGCGCATCGCCCATGTTCTTGAACAGTTTTTCGAACTGCGGCACGACGAAGGCCAGCATGCCGATCAGCGACGCCACGGCCACGAACAGCAAGATGGCCGGGTACAGCATGGCCGAGATCACGTTCTCGCGCAGCGCACGCAGGCGCTCCATGTGCTCGACCAGGCGCTCCAGCACCATGGACAGCTGGCCGCTGGCCTCGCCCGAGCGCACCATGTTGATGTAGAAGTCGTTGAACACCGGCTGGTGCGCGGCCAGCGCCTTGCTGAAGGCCGCCCCGCCCTTCACGTCGTCCAGCATCTGCCCCAGCATGGCCTTGACGCTGGGCTTGTGGCTCATCTCGATGAGCACGCGCAGGCCGCTGTCCAACGCCAGGCCGGCGCGCAGCATGATGGACAGCTCGGTCGTGAGGTTGAGCACATCCTGGGCGTTGACGGGGCCGCGCCCCGCCTTGGCCTTGCTGGACAGGCGCAGCGCCTCGGCCTCGTTGGCCGCGGTGGCGTCGTCGACGCGGATCGGCGTCAGGCCGCGGTCGCGCAGCTGCCGCAGGGCCCCTGCAGCATCGGCCGCCTGCAGCCGCCCCTCGGCCAGGCGGCCATCGGCATGGGCGGCACGCCAGGCGAACTCAGGCATCGCTCTGGTCCTGGGTCACGCGCAAGACCTCGTCGAGGCTGGTGAGGCCGGCCGCCACCTTGCGCAGGCCATCGTCGTACAGCGTGTACATGCCCTGCTTGACGGCCAGCTGCTGCAGCGTGCTGGCGTCGTCGCCCCGCAGGATGGCCGAGCGCATGGTCTCGTCCACCACGAACAGCTCGTGGATGCCCGAGCGGCCCTGGTAACCGGTGCCGCGGCATTGCGGGCAGCCGCAGGCCTCGTACATGGGCTGGCCCGCCGGCAGAAAGCGCCCCAGGCCCGAGCTCTGCAACAGCTCGGCCGTGGGTTGGGTGGGCTGCTTGCAGGCATCGCACAGGCGGCGCACCAGGCGCTGGGCCAGCACGCCGTTCACGGTCGAGGTGATGAGGTAGCGCTCGACCCCCATGTCCTGCATCCGCACCACGGCACTGGCGGCGGTGTTGGTGTGCAGCGTCGAGAGCACCAGGTGACCGGTGAGCGAGGATTGCACGGCGATCTGCGCCGTTTCGCCGTCGCGCATTTCACCGATCATGATGATGTCCGGGTCCTGCCGCAGGATGGAGCGCAGCGCATGCGCGAAGGTCAGCCCGATCTGGGTGTGCACCTGGATCTGGTTGATGCCGTCGAGCTGGTACTCCACCGGGTCTTCCACGGTGATGATCTTCTGCGTCTGCGAATCGAGCTTGGCCAGGCCCGCGTACAGCGTCGTCGTCTTGCCCGAGCCCGTGGGGCCGGTGACCAGCAGGATGCCGTGCGGCCGGGCCAGCAGGCTGTTGAACTTGTCGAGCGTGTCGCGGGCAAAGCCCATGTCCTCCAGCGAGAAACGCACGCTGGCGCGGTCCAGCACCCGCATGACCACGCTTTCGCCGTACACCGTGGGCACGGTGGAGACGCGCAGGTCCAGCTCGCGGCCCTTCACGCGGATGTTGATGCGGCCGTCCTGCGGCAGGCGGCGCTCGGCGATGTCGAGGTGCGCCAGCAGCTTGACGCGCGAGCTGATGGCCGCGCCCTGGCGCGCAGGCACCACCTCGCCCGGCAGCAGCACGCCGTCCACGCGGTAGCGCACGTGCAGGCCATCGTCAAAGGGCTCCAGGTGGATGTCGGACGCGCGCAGCTCGATCACCTTGCCGATGATGCTGTTCACATGGCGGATGACGGGGGCCTCGCTGGCCAGATCGCGCAGGTGTTCGACGAAATCGCCGGTCACGCCATCGGATTCGACCTCGCCATCTGCCCCCTGCCCCTGCGCGGCCTCGCTCAGGCGCGACAAGGCCTTCTCGATGTCGGAGGGCTGGCCCACGCGCGGCTGCACCTCCAGCCCCGTGGTCAGGCGCAAGGCCTTGATGACGAAGGGATCCTGCGGCGCGGCCATGATGACCTGCAGCTGCCCCTCGGCAGCCCCCAGCGGCAGCACGTTGTGGGCACGCAGGAACTCGGGCAGCAGGCCCTCGATCTCGGCCGGGTTCTCGGGCATGGCCTCGCTGGCCACGAACGGCAGGCCCAGGTGCGAGGCCAGCGCGCGCGCGGCATCGGCCTCGGACACCAGGCCCAGGCTGACCAGCACGCGGTCGAGCGAGCCCCCCATTTCGCGCTGGGCCGCCAGCGCGCGATCCAGGTCGCGCTCGCTGAGCTTGCCGGCTTCGACCAGCAGACGACCATAGCGATCCCAGGTGCTGCCAGGCGCCACAGGCGGTTCAAATGCAGGGGGATTGCGCGGCGGTTCCGGCGTCCAGCCAGGTTCCACAGGCGCGGCTGCGGACGATTGCACGGTCATGGGGGAATGCTTGGGAGGTTGCGAGCTGTCAGCAAAATGGACTGACTGACGCATAGAGGCCCGATGCTAGCATTGGTTCCCCCGTGGCATCGCAGGCGGGACCGGGGCGCCACGGGCCCTGACGGCCCCTGCCGGGTGCGTCCCTGTGCAGGCCGCCGGCCAGGTGGGCGGCACCATCGCCCACCCGGGCCATGCGCCGCGCGCGCGACGGAACCCCTGGCGCTCAACGGAATCGCACCGCCAGAACATTCAGCAGGAGTATCCAACCAACCTCGATCACTCCTGAACGGGATCGACCGCATACTCCTCAATTCAAACAAGCAACCCCAACGAACCCGGCTTCGAACCCGGCCCGACGCTCAGCGTCCGGCCCGCTGCGCCTTGAAATCCCGGTAGGCCGGGGACTGCCACAGCTGCCACAGGCTGCTCAGGTGCCAGCGCAGGTGGCGGGCGTTGCGCCGGCTGTTGCGCTGCGCCACGTGCACCACCTGGGCCGAGGGCTCGACGGCCAGGCCCCAGCCCGCCAGTTGCAGGCGCAGGCACCAGTCCACGTCCTCGCCGTACATGAAGTAGTTCGGGTCGAAGCCGCCCGTGGCCTGCCAGGCCTGGGCCCGCACCAGCCAGAACGCGGCATTCACCCAGTCGGGCGCCTCGCCGGGCGCCACCTGTCCCGGCGCCTGCGGCGCGTGGGTCCAGCCCAGGCGCCGACTCACCGACCAGCCCACACGCCGGGCAATCGACCCCGGTGTCGGCAGTCGGCGGGCAAAGTCCTGCCGCGCACCGGTTTCGTCGACCTGCACCGGACACACGCAGCCCAGGGCGGGGTCGCGGGCCAGCCGCGCGCGCAGCGGCGCAAACGGGTCCTCGCGCAAGGCGATGTCGGGGTTGACCACGGCGAAACAGCCCGCCTCGGGCGCCAGCCCATGGTCTTGCGCATGCAGCCGCGCGTACAGGCGCCACGCCTGGTTGTGGTTCGCGCCGAAACCCTGGCTGGAGAGGTTCTGGTGCACCACCAGCTCGAAGGGCCAGGGCCTGGCCTGGCCATCGGCCTCCAGTGCGTCGGCCAGTTCCGGCTCGGCCTGGTTGAGCGTCAACACCACCCGGTCCACCGACGACAGCGCGGCCAGCTGGTGCAGCAGCGCGCGCACCTGCTCGCCATGGCCATGGCTGACGATGGACACGACGAGGCCGTTCACCTCAGACCGCATCGCTGCCCGCCTGTGCCTGCTCGGCCAAGGCCCAGAGCTTGGCCTCGGCATCGGCGATCAACTGGCTGTAGCGCACGTTGGAGATGCCCCACAGCGACGAGTCCAGGGCTTCGTGGTGGCCCACCAGGAACGGCAACGCCACCACCACGCGCAACGCCGTCTGCCGCTGGATGAAGCGGTCGATGGTGTTGGTGTCGGCATCGACGACGGTTTCGTCCCATTGCGCCATCAGACTCAGGGCGCGCGGGCCGTAGATGTTGCTCACGGCACTGATCATGCGGTCCAGGGTGACGAAGGTGTCGTTCCCCACGCGCTCGACCTTGAGCACGCGGGTGTCGGGGTGCACCTCGGCCATCAGGCCCACGAACACATCCCATTCGCCCGCCCGTTGTTCGAGGTATGCCTTCACCGCCGATCGTCGCAGGTCGTAATCCGGTGGGAACTCCACATCGTCTTCCATCACCTCGAGCGTGGCCAAGCCCTGCCGCAAGGCAGCCTGGGCCAGGTACTTGTAGCTCATCGCGCAGCCGATCCAGCCCGGCGCGTAGCGCAGGCCGTCGAACACCTGCACGTCGGCCGGCCGTATGGCCTCGAACGCCTGCCGGCGCACGGTGGTTTCGGGCAGGCTCAAGGCCAGGCGCGGCGCCACCGTGGTCGTGGCCGTCAGTTGCGTGAACTGCGCATAGCTCAGCACGCGGCGCGACACCAGCAGGCGATACAGCATGAACTCGAACCGCGCCTGCGAGGCCGCCACCACCGCCTCGCAGCGCTGGGCGTGGCGCGCGCGCTGCGCCGCGTCGGCCTGCTCGGCCAGGGCCTCGCCAATGGCCGCAATCAGGCCCTGGGCGTCGTCCACGTCCACAAAGCGCACGGCGGCCTCCAGGGCCTGGTGCTCGGCCTGGTCGGCCGCCGTCTCGGACACCACGGACTTGCCCAGCGACAGGCATTCGTAGAGGCGCGTGGTTTCGAGCAGCGCGCCCTCGTAGTAGTGCAGGTTGACCACCACCTTGGCCCCCGCCAGCGCCCGGTGCATGTCGGCCCCGAAGGCGTTGCCCACCACCCGCACGGCGTGGTGCTTGCCGATTTCGGCCAGCAGGCGCTTGCGGCGCGGCGCGTTGGCGTCGCCATAGAACAGCACATCACAGACCTCGTCGGGCGCGGGCTCGACGTCGGGCGTTGCCGCGTTCAGCCAGGTCCGGTAGCCCTGCACCCCGCCGATGGGCACCAGGTAGACATGCGGGTAGACGATGCCGAACTCCGCCAGGTTGGCCAGGTTGGTCTGGGCGTAGTCGATGGCGGCCAGCGAGTTCTCCAGCACCGCCAGGTAGTCGGGGGTGAACCAGCGCGAGCTGACGGTCTGCTCCATCTGGAAGGCCACGCGCTTTTCGCCCGGGGGCAGCGACTTGAACATCTGCGGGCAGACAACGACGTAGAGGTCCAGCGGGTAGTCGTCCGCCTCGTCCACCAACGTGGCCGGGATGCCCGCGCGCGCCAGCGCCACCTGCAGCGCATGGGCCACGTACAGCGTGTGCGGCGTGCACAGGATGCCGCAGGCGATGGCCTTGCCCTCGAATTGCTCCAGGCGCTGCGCCTCGGCGGCTTGCTGCTTGACGTGCTGCACACGTTGCAGCAGCTCGCGCCAGTTGCCCGCCGCCGCGTAGCGCATGGCGTTGCGCACGCGGCGCAGGCTCACGGCGGTGCTGGTGCCAGCGGGCGAATGACGCACCTGGCGCGCCAGCGTGCCCAGCTTGCGCAGGCCCGCCGTGGCACGCCAGCTGCGCGAGGCGAGCAACTCATCGACCTGCTGCCCCAACAGGCGCGCCGCGGTGCGGGCGGCTTGGAGGTCCTGCGCATCGCGCCGGGCCTGGCGCGTGACCTGCGCCAGCCGCTGCTGCCAGGCCTGCATCTCGCTGCTCAGGCGCGCACCCTGCTCACGCAGGCTGTGCGCCCACTGGCTTTCGCGTTCCGCCTGGGTGCGCCGCAGGGCCTCGGTCTGCACCACGTGCTCGTCGAGCCGGGCCTGCAGCTGCTGCACGGCCGCGTCACGGGCGGCCATGGCGTGCTGCGCCTCGTCCAGCATGGCCTGCTGGCGGGCCTGCAGCCGCCCCGCCTCGCGCAGCTGTTCATCCTGTTGCGCGATCCAGTCCCCTTGCGCCCGCACGGCTGCGGCATCCCGCTCGGCCTGGGCCCGCAGGTCGTTCAGCTGCGTCGCCTGATGCAGGGCCTCAGCCCGTCGCTCGAAGCGTTCGCCCAGGGCCCCGAAGTAGCGCTGGGCCGCAGCGAGCTGCGCGGGCTCGTCGCACAGCGCGCGCAGGGGCGTGGGGGCTTGCGCCCCCACCAGCAACACCCCCAGGCCATGGCTGTGCGCGAAGGCAAAGGAGGGGAACCGGGCCGCCAGCTCGCCCCAAAACCGCCAGACGCCAAAGTCATCGCGCCGCACCGCCACGTCGTGGAACAGCACCACGCCGCGCTCGCTGAGCTTGGGCTGCCACGTCTCGAAATCGTGCCGCACGGCGTCGTAGGTGTGCAGGCCGTCGATGTGCAACAGGTCCACGCTGCCATCGGCCACGTCGGCCAGCGCCTCGTCAAAGGTCTTTTGCAGCAGCGTGGAAAAGCCGCCATAGCGCGCGTCGTGCTGCCCCTTCAAGGTCTGCAGCACCTGGTCGCCGTAATGGCCCGCATGGGGGTCACCGGCCCAGGTGTCCACCCCCCAGGCCTGCAGCGGCACGTCGTGCTGCACCGCCGCCTCGCAAAAGCCCAGGTAGGAAATGCCGGAGTACACCCCCAGCTCAACCAGGGTGCGAGGCCGCATCACGGCCATCAGCCAGGCGGCAAACGGCAGGTGCCCGGCCCACGGCGCTGGTGAGCCCAGCCACACCGGCTCCTGCCAGGCCGCCTGCATCATGGGCAGCGCAAAGCCGCCGGGTTCGTGTTCTTCTCGCGTCATGGTTCCTCCCCTGTCATGTGTCGCACCGCCAGCCGCACGTCCTGCATGGGCAAGCCCACCAGGCCGGCCGATGCACTGCTGGACTCGGAGCGGAACGCCAAGGCGTCGAACACCCAATGGTGTTGCACGTGGTCCTGCTGCGTGCCTTCGGCAATCGAGGCGGTCACCGTGTAATCGCCCACCGGCATGCGCGGCATCCAGAACGCGAATTCCGCCACCAGCTCTTCTCCGGCTTCACACCGCACCGGGTTCAGCTGGTAGTTCAGGTAGGTGTTCTCGCCAAACAACACCTGGCCCAGTCGGTCCTTGACCACGAACCCCACGATGGGCTGCGTCAGCGCCTGGTGCGCGCGCACCACGATGCGCAGGCGCACGGCCTCGCCCCCCACGGCCCAGGCCAGGGCTTGGCCGGCCGCGTCGCACAGCTGCACCGCCGTGATGCGGGCCTGGCCCGTGCCGAACGATGCGGCCTGCGGATCGTGCGGGAACACCTGCAGGTCGTTGCGCAGGTTGCTCGCATTGAGGAAGGGCAGGCGCTGATCGCCCAGCACCTCGGTCTCCGGCGCCTCGACCACTTCGACCGGGTCTGCGCCCTGCCCCTGCTGGGCATAGAACTCGCGCAGGTAGGCTTCGCTGACGGCCTTGGGCGTGCCCTGCATGCGCACCCGCCCCTGGTCCAGCCAGATGGCGTG
Protein-coding regions in this window:
- a CDS encoding type II secretion system F family protein, giving the protein MPEFAWRAAHADGRLAEGRLQAADAAGALRQLRDRGLTPIRVDDATAANEAEALRLSSKAKAGRGPVNAQDVLNLTTELSIMLRAGLALDSGLRVLIEMSHKPSVKAMLGQMLDDVKGGAAFSKALAAHQPVFNDFYINMVRSGEASGQLSMVLERLVEHMERLRALRENVISAMLYPAILLFVAVASLIGMLAFVVPQFEKLFKNMGDALPMPTRIVMAMGHGFQSYGLILGVAAVLLGWLFSRWIKSPAGKRWWQNLALRLPILGGLLRKYELTLYARSLGTLLGNGVPLLGALQIATETVGNGGLRAGLAKMIAPVKEGGRVAQAMSGTRIFEPLAINLVRVGEETGRIGPMMLELATILNREVEVGIKRALTLLEPILILLLGVLIACIIVSILLGIMSINNLAN
- the gspE gene encoding type II secretion system ATPase GspE; the protein is MTVQSSAAAPVEPGWTPEPPRNPPAFEPPVAPGSTWDRYGRLLVEAGKLSERDLDRALAAQREMGGSLDRVLVSLGLVSEADAARALASHLGLPFVASEAMPENPAEIEGLLPEFLRAHNVLPLGAAEGQLQVIMAAPQDPFVIKALRLTTGLEVQPRVGQPSDIEKALSRLSEAAQGQGADGEVESDGVTGDFVEHLRDLASEAPVIRHVNSIIGKVIELRASDIHLEPFDDGLHVRYRVDGVLLPGEVVPARQGAAISSRVKLLAHLDIAERRLPQDGRINIRVKGRELDLRVSTVPTVYGESVVMRVLDRASVRFSLEDMGFARDTLDKFNSLLARPHGILLVTGPTGSGKTTTLYAGLAKLDSQTQKIITVEDPVEYQLDGINQIQVHTQIGLTFAHALRSILRQDPDIIMIGEMRDGETAQIAVQSSLTGHLVLSTLHTNTAASAVVRMQDMGVERYLITSTVNGVLAQRLVRRLCDACKQPTQPTAELLQSSGLGRFLPAGQPMYEACGCPQCRGTGYQGRSGIHELFVVDETMRSAILRGDDASTLQQLAVKQGMYTLYDDGLRKVAAGLTSLDEVLRVTQDQSDA
- a CDS encoding glycosyltransferase; translation: MRSEVNGLVVSIVSHGHGEQVRALLHQLAALSSVDRVVLTLNQAEPELADALEADGQARPWPFELVVHQNLSSQGFGANHNQAWRLYARLHAQDHGLAPEAGCFAVVNPDIALREDPFAPLRARLARDPALGCVCPVQVDETGARQDFARRLPTPGSIARRVGWSVSRRLGWTHAPQAPGQVAPGEAPDWVNAAFWLVRAQAWQATGGFDPNYFMYGEDVDWCLRLQLAGWGLAVEPSAQVVHVAQRNSRRNARHLRWHLSSLWQLWQSPAYRDFKAQRAGR
- a CDS encoding class I SAM-dependent methyltransferase, which encodes MTREEHEPGGFALPMMQAAWQEPVWLGSPAPWAGHLPFAAWLMAVMRPRTLVELGVYSGISYLGFCEAAVQHDVPLQAWGVDTWAGDPHAGHYGDQVLQTLKGQHDARYGGFSTLLQKTFDEALADVADGSVDLLHIDGLHTYDAVRHDFETWQPKLSERGVVLFHDVAVRRDDFGVWRFWGELAARFPSFAFAHSHGLGVLLVGAQAPTPLRALCDEPAQLAAAQRYFGALGERFERRAEALHQATQLNDLRAQAERDAAAVRAQGDWIAQQDEQLREAGRLQARQQAMLDEAQHAMAARDAAVQQLQARLDEHVVQTEALRRTQAERESQWAHSLREQGARLSSEMQAWQQRLAQVTRQARRDAQDLQAARTAARLLGQQVDELLASRSWRATAGLRKLGTLARQVRHSPAGTSTAVSLRRVRNAMRYAAAGNWRELLQRVQHVKQQAAEAQRLEQFEGKAIACGILCTPHTLYVAHALQVALARAGIPATLVDEADDYPLDLYVVVCPQMFKSLPPGEKRVAFQMEQTVSSRWFTPDYLAVLENSLAAIDYAQTNLANLAEFGIVYPHVYLVPIGGVQGYRTWLNAATPDVEPAPDEVCDVLFYGDANAPRRKRLLAEIGKHHAVRVVGNAFGADMHRALAGAKVVVNLHYYEGALLETTRLYECLSLGKSVVSETAADQAEHQALEAAVRFVDVDDAQGLIAAIGEALAEQADAAQRARHAQRCEAVVAASQARFEFMLYRLLVSRRVLSYAQFTQLTATTTVAPRLALSLPETTVRRQAFEAIRPADVQVFDGLRYAPGWIGCAMSYKYLAQAALRQGLATLEVMEDDVEFPPDYDLRRSAVKAYLEQRAGEWDVFVGLMAEVHPDTRVLKVERVGNDTFVTLDRMISAVSNIYGPRALSLMAQWDETVVDADTNTIDRFIQRQTALRVVVALPFLVGHHEALDSSLWGISNVRYSQLIADAEAKLWALAEQAQAGSDAV